The sequence CCTCGGCTGCTAAAAGAGAAGAGAACGCCATTATCCTAATTGGAGAGAGGGCTTAAGAGGAAGACGCTGTGTGGTGTTTAAATCCTGGATAAGTCATCGTTTGTGCCCAGGCTGCTGTCATAGAGGGCTGAGAGGCCAGTGGAGCCAGGACATTTGGCACCCTACCCCCTAGACATCTTGAGGCTGTCACATTTCAATACTTCCCCTTGTGAAAAGCTTCTGCAAACTGGGTCCGAGGTGTCCACGAAAGACTGATGCTGTAAGTGGATTTTACTGCAGTGAAGAGGAAAACTTCACTATTATTATCCATCCAAGGAGCTTTCACCCACGGTGCCATCTTCTGGTGGTCTTAACTATCTTAGTTGTGTGTTAAATGTTATGTTATTTTAAGAATCGTATAATCCTTGGCCTGAGGAAAGTATGGGTCAGAACAAACGCTTGAGAGACTTTGACGAGCTTCCAACCCATATAGCAAACTAGTCGTGTCCATGTACGTCTGCACCACGCAGATCCAAGTTCTGTGACAAAGCTGAATTCAGCAGCTTGTGTGGTTTCTCATTTTGCACAATTGTCAGTTTCCACTAATCATAGGAAGCAACACTCAACATGACAGGGCTGCAGTCCCCATCTAATTCAGTACTTTTTCTGGCTGCTGGTTTAATCCAAGATTGCCAACTTTTATGGCAAAACAGCACATCACAGCACTCGTTTTCTGGGTGCCAGTAACAATGGACAGCTGGCACCTGAAATGTAGAAGTATGGATCATTGTTCTGCACTCCCAGAAACGTAGCTTGGGAGATGGGGTTCAAGAAAGCTGCTCCATCTCTTTATAGCCATTTGGTATTATATACATTCTGATGTGTAGATTAGTTGTTGGCAGAATTGTGGCAGCCACTCAACCCTGGTCAAACATGGTGGAAGAATCCAGAACATCAATTGAATAAAGAAACGGGAGACTCTAGTCCACACCGTCATATGGCATGGTATCCCCTGATGCCCCCAGACAGCAAAACCTATGCTTGCTAACCTTTGTGAGAACCAAGATTAATGGAGGTAAGTCACCAAGGACCCAGGGATGTCTTGAAATCAAGGTCTCAGCTTCTACCCCTTCTTGCACCTAGATTTGGGACACAGCTGGTACAGAAAGGTTCCAAGCACTGGGGACTGCCCTCTACCGGGGGTCAGACTGCTGCCTTCTCGTCTTCGATGTCACATCTGTCAGCTCTTTCCACGCCCTGGAGAAGTGGCACAAGCAGCTCCTGTTGCAGATTGAGCCAGAGGAAGAGCccactttccccactgctgtCATTGGGAACAAGATGGACCTGGAGAACCGTGAGGTGgggcagaggtggttttaggggaGTGCCACTGGTTCACCCACACTGGCTGCCAAGCTAAGGGGGCCCTGCAACAATAGCACACAGCGGAAGGCGAGAGGCgccacccccaccctccagattttggcattgcacagtgcactgctgaaattttaaagcccaaagtctgccactgggcAGGGCTACATATGAAGCCAGGTGCAGGGCACAAGTCCACATCCTGTATGGCTCTCAGACATATTGGGTTGGAGTAGCTAGGGGTCAGAACTCTTTAGGGGTTCTGTTAGGGGGCTGTAAGAACTCTTTGCAATGACTCAAGGAGATGGGGAGTGGACAGAAAGTTCAGGGAATATTGTATCCTAATGAACAGCTTCACCAGAGGACTTTGGCATAATTGTTGAGCAGAGATGTAGAATTTGGTATCTGGGGAAGAAttatattatcttaaagatttgcTCTCATTGTGTACACTAAAAAGACCACAAGCTTTTTGATTAAGAGCTGCAGATGGAATTGGGAAGAGAGCAGAGTATGCCCAAGCCCTGTTTTTCTCCAGGTGTCTTCTGAGGAAGCAGAAATGTGGAGCAAGCTTCATGAAGCCAAATACTTTGAAACCAGCGCCAAGGAAGCCACCAACGTGCAGGAGGTGTTTGAGTGGGCCATACGGGCCGTACTAAAGAATGTAAGAAACCTCATTTTCAGCCCTGCCCTTATAAGGCCCCAGACAGACCACATACCTTTGAGATTGCTTTTATCCCTGAAAAAAACACCTCTCCCAGCTTTCAACTTTCTTATAAGACAAAGTCCTTCCCAACAGCCTGCATCTCATGCCCTTTGCCCATCTGCATCAACCACTTGCCCCCTCaccacttttctttttgtttcaccTCAGCGGAGGGTACCGGAAGAGCCACAACCGGACTCAGTTCACCTGGAGACCAGGCCACCAGAAGGGGCAGCCAGAGAGAAGTGTAGCTGCTGATCTGACCAAATACAGATGGGAAGATTCCTTCTGTCTGAGGGGGTGGGCTCTTCATGCTCTGCAATCCCGAAGGGTGAAAGTGCAACCCCACAGAACAGCCCCAAGGACATTTGGCAAGGCTGCAGCACACAGCTTCTGGAGCTGGATCCCAAGGTAGACCTTTGTTCTCTGGATGACACAGCCTAGCGCACTTGGGAGAGCTGGATCATATCCCAGGCTACTCTTCCCAAGCACATGGAAATAAAGCTGAATACCAATATTGTGCTTTTCAATGGTGAAAACACTTGTGTCCCAGCCCTCCCACGAGGGTAAGAGGGCTCTTCTCCCAAAAGGTAGCCAGAAACTCCCTAGTACGAGAAGAGGATGAGGGAAAGATCTAGTTTCACAGACAGAACCTGGTTTCCAAAAAAAGGAGGTCTTTAATTGTTCAAAATAGCACAAAAACGACAGATACGCAGCACTAGGGTGAGGGGGAGCGGCGGGGTGGACAGCCATGGGGAACTCCTAGGAGGACTGTTCCTgtctcaaaggaaaataaatgggGTAGGAGAATAGGGTAGGAAGAATCTTAGGGTCTGAACAGGAAGGGGACACAGCGAAATACATTATAATACAAAAGACCAGGGCACAGAGCAAGTTGATGGGGAAGGGGGTCTGCTCCTGGGTTTGTTTgctattttttggagggggcctgCTTTACCTGCCAAATCTCTTTGACAATGGAGAGGTAGGACATAGCAGTCAGTGCAGctgtttgcatttcattttataGCCTATTCCCCACCATCTCTGAAGAATAAGCCCTGACtgctcttctcccttcccctctgtGGAATGTACAGAGAGGCAGCGAGTGGAGGGGGTGTACATATTCCTCTGGAGTGGGAGGGAACCTAGATCCCTACCCCAGCCAGAGGGAAAGCTGTACTTCAACAGGCAAAAGTATTGTCCCGCAGTCTTGTTCCTAGCTTATCACCCTGACCTTGTGGGGTCAGACTCCATCCCTCCAAaatgtctccccctcccccctaaaaaagggTTTTATATAAAACGATGGAGAGGAATGGCAAGGCATTTTTGCCTAGACATGCCGCCTTGTGGTCTGGAGAGGGAAGAGCAGAGGGAAAAATCAGCTTGTGCTGTTAGAGGAATTGCTGCATGTGTAGAGAAGAGGGGGGTGGGTTGAAGCCACAAGCGCCCTGGGCTCAGCATCTGAACAGCTGTTGTAGAATGAGCTgcatccccccacccacccccaaaagtaGCTGCATTGGTGGTCCAACCACCtcccgcccctccctccccaaacagcccctccctccctctctctccgttACCAACGCAGACACTAAAAACTAAACTGAGGGAGAGGGTCTGTACAGAGgcaagaaatggaggcagggagagtAACCCTCCCACCCCCAAGACACAGGATGCTGGGGTATACAAAAAGAACTTCATTCCTGTAACTGCAACTTGTAAAAAACCcaacagcccccctccccccataacaATTCCCCCCTCCAAACCCACCCCTAACATCAGCGTCCATGTTAAacggggcagcagcagggggcaggggaggaactccagtccttctcccccctccctaggCTGGGGCATGGCATGGCATAGCATGGCATGGCACAGCGATGGCCCCTGCTTGGGGCTCCCTCACTTGAGCCTCTGCGTCCTCCGCCCCAAGAGTCCAGCCCCGTGGTGTGTGAAATGTGCTTTCAGCGGTTCCATCTTCCTCCACACAGAGGGGCGGCTGACTGGCTGGGGGTTCAGGTGGAGGCTGTGGAGCAGGCAGGAAGAGGGGAGAGCAGGGGATGCCCTTCACTGCCCATCTGCTTTGGGCTTCTTTGGAGCGGTTTTCctgaaagaggaaaagaaatgtgTTGGGCTCATGAGCCAAATACTAGGCTAGGCCTGATGCACAGATTCAGAGATCAATTCCTAAATCCACATCTGCATAGGTACGTGTGTGTGCTCGCTCTCACTCAAAAGTGAATCTCTCTCACCTTGGATTGCCTATGCAGAACCGTTCCAGGAAGAAGCATTTCCACTTGGCAAGGATCCCATCTTGTGGTGCCCTCCCACCTAAAAATATCCTTCGTGATAGGCTCTGTCCATTTGTTGCTGTTGGTGTCCATCTGtctcgaaagacaatggagtgtgcctccaggggtgaagccacACCGCTGCACtagcagcactaaagtgacctcctcagggtgcaagcctggtcATTAAGtacagaggtcctgggctgcccagaggacaagactaccctcttggcctcactgatatggtccaaaggaaagcagagcaccagcttggctgcaggaattgccagaaggaagtgtacaagcaccatccaaccgtcttagggactctactccagatttgtacagggtttgctccttagccttttcttctcccaaatatattccgcaaagttttccttctcctatatGGGCTCCCTTCTGAGGTGGACAAGCCCCATCTACCCCTCAcgtccctctacagcacatgcagaaaccgccttcttgactgttggacccactattgctcatctgctcaatccaccggagcctgtcttcgcaAGCAGGGAAAGTCCCTGACTCACTGAGGATTTGAAACCCATCGACTACCCTCACCTGATTTAGTTGGCCAGTCGAAGcagttcctggggtgtggccactgtctcatgctgacagcttctagaagccacaggtgagagctgattgcagagtgaggaccaaaggtgaacaaactaccccGGAAGGAGCATGATTTGGCCCCTATCAGAGGTACGACCCTTCCCCTAGCACCCCATACACCCAGGCTCTGCCCATTCACAGCACACAGGAAAGGAACTTGGACCAACTGGGTTAAGAAATAGGAACTTGATTGGACCCACAGACTCCAGATGTCCCTTTCTGTATGCATTCCTTCCCCTCTCCCACTTTGACCTGAAACACAAACACTGCATGACTTTCCACTAGGAAATACTCACAGGTCGGGAGAGGACAGCGGCCGCTTGTTGGCTGGTTTTATCATGGAGCCATCCTTACTGGATTCTGTGAAGAAAAGAATGTGCTGCATATACTGGAGGTGCAAATCCCTATCCAGAGAGCCAGAGCACACAGCAAACTTGGGTACCAGATTCCAGCTCAGGTACTTGCACACAGCAAACAGCCAGAGATTAATAGTCCAGAGGGCAGCCCTATTCTCTTGAGACAAGCTGGAGGTTAGCTATGCCATCAACAGACCTCCTCACAACTGACCATTATCCATAGCGATGTTGCAGCATACCAAAGAAGAAGGGACTTTATACAGTTATAAAGCGTGAGCTGTCTTGGCCAATACTATGAACACCACCCAGTGTGACTTGCCAACAAATGTGCTTGACCATTCTCAAAACATGTGATGAATTACAAGAGAAATGGGGGACAAAAATGTCTGCCCAAACCTCAATTCATGGGTTGGCAGTCTTGGGGGCGGGAGAATGCGGTCCAGTAAGGTTATATTGCAGGCTGGAGTTGGTCTGCAACCCTTTAGTTGGCCAACCCCGAGAATCACCTAACCTCAGAAAGGTCTAATTTAACATCCCAATAGGCAGAAATATGCAATGGTGAGTAATCCTTTCCATTACGGGTCCCAACTGATTCCCCCCCTCATCCTCTCAACTGATGAGTATTCTTGGCCTCAGTTCAACCAATGTAGTGGAACGTGTTCCACAACGCAACATTTTATATAGAGTCTAACTTTGTACATATCCCACCCAGGCCAGTCTTGTCTATTTTGCCAGGCAGTGGCTTCTCAGTGTCTCAGGCAGAGGCCTTTCAAGCCACCTGCTACCCAAAACCctgtttttaactggagatgccaagcaCTGAACCGGGGACTCGACTGCTGAGCTTTCACATAGTAAGTGGCAAAACAACAGGTCCTGCCTCAAGCAGTTTACAATCTAGATTTCCCAGTCTGAAGTGGCACTTCTTGAGCTGCCCTTAAGACTCCCAAGCTAGGAGCAAACTGCCCACTAGATGTTGGGTTATATATGTCATGCATTTACAACAGAATGTGGAACATAGGCCATATACCTGAGAACTTTGGGATCTTTTTTTAACAACCACCCACACATCCTTAGGAATATCTCTCAGCCACACTGGTGGTAATCAATTGAAGCCAATACAGTGCAGTGGTGGTGGGAATTCTGCAAAACCCTTCTGTCCCTTTTAAACTAACCACTAAACTCTCATGCCCCCCAACATCTCAGCAAAAATACTCAACCTGAGATAAAATGCAGATATATTTCATTTGCATAATAGTacatatatacagtcgtaccttggcttccaaatgccttgggagtcgaacattTCGACTCCCGAATGACTGAAAACTGGAAACGAGTGTTCAgatttttgaacgttcttttggaaaccGAACGTCTGGTGGGGCTTCCTcagcttccggttggctgcaggtgcttcctgcagccaatcagaagacatgctttggaagtcaaacatttcaaacaaacttccagattggattttgtttgacttccaaggtacaactgtatacactGAAAGAGACCAATGGGTCCTGGTAATTCATTGTTCCTTCTTCTGTAGATGGGGATACATTTAAGAGAAACTGCCTTACCACCTCTCCATGAAGAAGCAAGATAACAGGCTAGATGCTTTCTGAAGCCCTTCCCCAAATTCCTATCGCAGCAATCACTCACCTTGCAGCCACCGGACTTGTGTGGCAGGGCCGTAGCCCTTCTCGTTGCGGGCAGCAATGCGGAAGATGATGGCAGGCTTGGTTGTGTAGTCTATATGGGCATTGGAGAGACTAGCTGATTGCACCAGGCATGAGGGGCTGGGCCCACAATAAACTCGCATGAAGGCCAGTTGAGCAGGGGCTGCACTCTTCGGTTCGCCTGCCTGGGCACTCTGAATGGCCAGGTACACAGAGTACTCCGTGATCTTCCCAGAGGTGACAGAAGGGGGCTCCCAAGTCAAATGGGCTCCATCTGGACTCTgagaaagatacacacacacacacacacaacagataGATTGAGGATTTGGACAGTTGGCTCCCAGCGGCCACACTGGGGTAGAGGCATTAGCTAAACAGGAGAAGCAACAAAGGTTGCCCCAGCTACCCCAGAACAAGAAGCTGATATAGAGCAGGTGACTGGCAGAATGAAAGAGCACTGACCTTGCTGATTTTAATGGCGCACGGTGCTCCAGGGAAGCCAGGCAGACACGTCTTGAATGCTGAAATTTCACTAAAAGGACCCCGGCCACAGGCATTGATTCCTGCCACACGGAATTTATAAGCAGTACCAGGCTGCAGTTCCTGCTTCTTGAGTTGAGAATAATCGGGTATGGTGCCCGAGTCATCCTGCAGGGAGCAGAGAACAGTGAGAAGGGGACTTAGGACCACCTTGATGGTTGTAGGAACAAAGGATGAGAGACATGATGGCAGCAAAGATTTGAATCTTCAAACTATGTGCATCATTAGAAGAAAGCAAAAGATAGGTGAAGGCCACTCACTTCTGTGGCAGGCGCATCATCAGGAGGCAGGAAGTAGTGTGTCACCATCATGTTGGTTGCTTTAACAACACCCACATCAAACCACTGATTCTCCTTCTTCACAACCACCTTTGGAGGCTGAGCAGGAGGTTCTGGTTTCTAAACAGGGTGGGAGAACAGAGGGTGAGTTCTGGGAAGCTGAAAAAGAACTTTCAATACTCTCTGTGAGGCTTCTTTCTTGTCTGGGTGATTGAGGTAAGGATTGGGTTATATCTCCCAACTGCCTTGGAAGGCAGGGAAGCTGCACAATTAGATTTTAGCTTAGTAACAATCCCGAAGGCTCCTCTTCCCATCTGCTGCCAAGCCTTAGACAG is a genomic window of Podarcis muralis chromosome 17, rPodMur119.hap1.1, whole genome shotgun sequence containing:
- the LOC114587587 gene encoding ras-related protein Rab-7a-like isoform X4, with translation MNQYVNNRFSSRYRATIGADFLSKEVNIDGRKLTVQIWDTAGTERFQALGTALYRGSDCCLLVFDVTSVSSFHALEKWHKQLLLQIEPEEEPTFPTAVIGNKMDLENREVSSEEAEMWSKLHEAKYFETSAKEATNVQEVFEWAIRAVLKNRRVPEEPQPDSVHLETRPPEGAAREKCSC
- the LOC114587587 gene encoding ras-related protein Rab-7a-like isoform X2 is translated as MRHKAVKGSQFWRRRPMFRRSHLKILLIGNSGAGKSALMNQYVNNRFSSRYRATIGADFLSKEVNIDGRKLTVQIWDTAGTERFQALGTALYRGSDCCLLVFDVTSVSSFHALEKWHKQLLLQIEPEEEPTFPTAVIGNKMDLENREVSSEEAEMWSKLHEAKYFETSAKEATNVQEVFEWAIRAVLKNRRVPEEPQPDSVHLETRPPEGAAREKCSC
- the LOC114587587 gene encoding ras-related protein Rab-7a-like isoform X3, giving the protein MFRRSHLKILLIGNSGAGKSALMNQYVNNRFSSRYRATIGADFLSKEVNIDGRKLTVQIWDTAGTERFQALGTALYRGSDCCLLVFDVTSVSSFHALEKWHKQLLLQIEPEEEPTFPTAVIGNKMDLENREVSSEEAEMWSKLHEAKYFETSAKEATNVQEVFEWAIRAVLKNRRVPEEPQPDSVHLETRPPEGAAREKCSC
- the LOC114587587 gene encoding ras-related protein Rab-7a-like isoform X1, whose protein sequence is MTCDSPSRSLLRLGTSRTPPASPENVSGRRSPSPFLLPGAEQPTGRARASSCEELQAAPALLRSEFEGGCAAPRFWRRRPMFRRSHLKILLIGNSGAGKSALMNQYVNNRFSSRYRATIGADFLSKEVNIDGRKLTVQIWDTAGTERFQALGTALYRGSDCCLLVFDVTSVSSFHALEKWHKQLLLQIEPEEEPTFPTAVIGNKMDLENREVSSEEAEMWSKLHEAKYFETSAKEATNVQEVFEWAIRAVLKNRRVPEEPQPDSVHLETRPPEGAAREKCSC